Genomic DNA from Macadamia integrifolia cultivar HAES 741 chromosome 6, SCU_Mint_v3, whole genome shotgun sequence:
catactactatataaaagtatgtactccttgtctttggtatactttttcaaaatgaaaaaaaaaccatttacatctaccaaaaaaaaattcccaaatgataaaaaaacacccgaaaaaatccccaaatgaccaaaatcctctcaaaattgaatatgaaacaaatatcataataaactctctataattctttttttttttctctctctctaatcgtggaggagaaagggggagagtagagtattaaaaaggcatataattacaaaccctaaacccactcatcctctcacccctaaaaatgaaagataaatcaaataataataataaactctataattctcactctctccctctctaaacgtggagaagaaaaggggagagtggagagagaaatagagagaattatggtaaatggggatggaatgaacaattatggagagagatataccaacaaaaaagaagttaataataataaactcttcataattctctatttctctctctctctctctaaacgtgtaggagaaaggagagagtaataattaattataattattaatacatctaccaaaaaaattcccaaatgatCAAAAAACACCCGAAAAAAATCCcgaaatgaccaaaatcccctcaaaattgaatatcaaacaaatatcataataaaatatccataattctttctctctctctctctctctctctctctctctctctaaatgtggaggagaaagggggagagtggagtattaaaaaggcatataattacaaaccctaaacccactcatcctctcacccctaaaaatgaaagataaattaaataataataataaactctataattctcactctctccctctctaaacgtggaggagaaagggggagagtggagagagaaatagagagaattatggtaaatggggatggaatgaacaattatggagagagatataccaacaaaaaagaagttaataataataaactcttcataattctctatttctctcactctctctctaaacgtgtaggagaaaggagagagtaataattaattataattattaatacatctaccaaaaaatcatactactatataaaagtaaGTACTCCTTGTCTTTgatatactttttcaaaatgaccaaaaaaccatttacatctatcaaaaaaaaattctcaaatgatcaaaaaacacccgaaaaaatccccaaacgatcaaaatcccctcaaaattgaatatgaaacaaatatcataataaactctctataattctttctctctctctttctaaacgtggaggagaaagggggagaatggagtattaaaaaggcatataattacaaaccctatacccactcatcctctcacccctaaaaatggaagatgaatcaaataataataataagctctataattctcactctcttCCTCTCAaaacatggaggagaaaaggggagagtgaagagagaaatagagagagttATGGTAAATGATgatggaatgaacaattatggagagatatatcaacaaaaaaaattaataataataaactctccataattcgctatttctctctctctctctctctctctctctctctctaaacgtgtaggagaaaggagagagtaataattaattataattattaatatatttaccaaaaaatcatactactatataaaagtacatactccttgtctttggtatactttttcaaaatgactaaaaatccatttacatctaccaaaaaaattcccaaatgatcaaaaaacacttgaaaaaatccccaaatgaccaaaatcccctcaaaattgaatatgaaacaaatatcataataaactctctataattctttctctctctccctctctctaaacgtggaggagaaagggggagagtggagtattaaaaaggcatataaacccactcatcctctcacccctaaaaatggaagataaatcaaataataataataaactctataattctcactTTCTCCCTCTCGAAACTTGGAGGAGAAAAGGGGAGAgtaaagagagaaatagagagaattatggtaAATAGGGAtagaatgaacaattatggagagagatataccaacaaaaaaagaagttaataataataaactctccataattctctatctctctctctctctctctctctctctctctctctctctctctaaacgtgtaggagaaaggagagagtaataattaattaaatattaaaaaggattaaaaaaatgcatataatattctctctctctctctctctctctctctctctcaacgtggaggagaaagggggagagtggagtattaaaaaggcttataattataattattaactattaaaaagtcatataattataaaccaaacaaatgtactattattcctccttaaatctctctctctctctctcactcatcttCCTTGGAAAAAAAGTAGAGCACAATGGGGGGAGATTCTCTATAGagacaataaataattatggagacattaaaaaggaaagtataaatagagatatacaaaaaaaaaaaaaaaaactcctaaaatctctccttccatcccttacaaaatctaaatgTGGAAGAAGgatattttctttatataattatatttctctcactcatctctctgaatgtggaggagaaagggggcggagtaatcattaattaaaattattacgtattaaagggataaaaaaataatcacaaaattatagtcacataattatggatagatttattgcataaaaacaGTATCTTTCAACGATTTTTCATCAACTTTACAAGTTTTTATACAATAGAAtccttccttatatataccacaGAGAGGACAATaaatcaactacaatatcccacgatttctcaattttctgtctcttacaacaatagttcagaatatttcaaattcctatttctttttctattacaGTAGCACAAAAGTTCTCAACTTCAGGTTCTTTTTCTCTCGGATCACTGGCActgcatttctcaatttcagatactCCACATCCACAAGGTAGTATAATCCATTTAATCTcatataattcatttaatctgCAAGATAGAGCTCAGGTGGAGAAGTTATTGCATTATATTATGGAAAAATCTTCAGAGGATGCGGAAAGCAAGCATGTTTTCAGGTACACCGCTTTGACTTGATCAGAgattagttttttcttaatcagtctccatggtttgtaatattatggtttattattattattattgttatatgctaTGAGAGAATTATTTGTGAAATTGATGCCGTTCTCAAGACCTCCATAGAGGAAGACGAGACAtatgttttttatgtttcatgttcccttctcctttctattatgggaattgcactatttagtttgtggattttctctcttgtattcagaataattaggtttaattttgtttttagaaaatacaaactttgaaaaatcaacTTACCAAGCTTTTCAGAACTTACTTCAATGGATTAACCCAATAATCTTGTTTTAAGAAAATGTTTAATTAGGAGACTACCAccatgtgcatttgcacgtgtatttttactagtatatatattatttatcaaTAATAGtaatcatgttaaaaaaataaaaaactacattaaataattttcaatgttttgaaaatttaattttttacacctccattaaataatttaaaaaaaatattataatttataaatcCACCATGTTTGGTGACAAGAAATTGGGTCACCTTTAacgatttttcattttcttataaatGAGTAGATCTCTTTACTTATACGGTTCTTTATTACCACATAATACATATTTATTGCAATTTATTGTTAGCTAGAATATCCATAGAACTATAGGATGTATAAGACGGAAAAAATTTGACTTCTACCCGGGTTGTAGCTAACCAGTTGTCAGTAAAGTAGTTGCAATCCCCTGTTGgcagtcaaagaaatggaacAATTCACTTCCCCCTAAAATTCATAAATACCCTCCTAGGTTATAGTAGTTTCTAAAATACCCCTTGAaatcatggatttaggggatggtatcgatattgatattgagCGATGTCGATACCGATCTAAATCGGATCGGATTGGCATGTATTGATCTGTTTTACatgcctttatttatttatttagtttttaaatataatttttttactattttacctaaTCAGTCTCAATCAATACTGATATAATATGATTGATACGGCCAATATGATGTGATCAATATAATACCGATATTTGAAACCATGCTTGAGATTCCTTTTTTGGCAACCATAGGGGTTGCAGCTACCCACAACTCAATTTGGTTCGTATGAGACAAGAAACAAATGGGCCAAAATatgtagttaaaaaaaaaaaaggtatgaagaaaagaaattcctCACTTACGGAGTCCAACATCTTTTACTACATTTTTAGTAGATGCTTGACAGGATACTTGCTGGCATAACAAATCACGATTCTTTcgatcttcttcctctctattatttaatttattttcccattcaactaattaattaaattaaatcagAAGACCCAgacttcttttttgtttccatCATTCTGTGAGACATGTGAGAGAGATGGGTTTGTTGAGTTTTGTGTCACTTGGGACTTGCGTGTACGGATTTCCAGGATTCCAGCTACCATCACACCCATTGGTTGAAGGTATACCCTGTCTTCACCCATATATTTTAGTCACCAACTTCCTACCACCAATGACCGATATAGTtctctccttttatttcttcttatatATCTTGCAATTAATAAGAGGCCTGAAGAACCTAGCTGGGTATGAAACAAGAAATGGGGTGTTGAGTTTTTAGTCAAATCCATTGGGCTTTTTAAGATGGCTTCCATGTAAAACCAAGGTCTTCCATGTGAAACCAGGGTACTTGAAGGGTAGTTTGTAAATTGTTATAAAATCCGTTACCATGAGGGTGAGCCTTGAGCATGGTTTGTTGTCATGCGATCGGATCGGCAAGAGTTcagaccatggtttcaagtattgatattgtATCGATTGTATTGGATTAGTATCAGCTGTGATCGACCCTCAATCTCTGATCAATCTAAATCAATTATCTATATCATTTTAggaataaaataatacaaaaagttatatttaaaaaaaaaatgaggtaaAATTGATGAATACATTGATTCAATCCAATCTGAATCGATATCAACTGATATcaataccgataccatcccTTAAATCCATTGTCCGGACTCCAGACCAATCCTAATTTTGTACTGTTGCATTACTGATTCTCTGTTACAATCAAATTATAGAAAGTTATTAAAAAccgttttttgtttttccatatAAAGTCGGTTTCATCTGAGACTGATCCCGATCCGATCCAAGAACCGATACATTAAACCATGACCTCGAGGGGTCCAACGATCTTCGAAAGTAGGGGAGGGGACACTTCTGAGAAAGTTCGCATCCAATATAGAAGACCGGTCCACCCACGGAACCATTACGTGATTGCCTATAAATTCCTTCTCCCCCGTACTAGACATCCACTCAATTCTTTGCTTTAGGACTTTCAACAACCAATAcgcgttctctctctctctctctctctctctctctctcaccaaagATGTCTTCTCCAGTGATGTCTGAAATAACCCTTCAAGGGCTTCAGGGGATCCATCATCTGGATCATCTGGGTAGGGATAACACACATTCCTTCCCTAGGAggtactttctctctctctctctctctctctctctctctctctctcatacacacacTGAAATTGGTTCTGGTTACTATATGACTGTAGTAGTAGATAGAATATTGATCTGTTTTATTATCATTCGACACATTCAGGTTAGAAGGCAAAGTTGCAATTGTCACCGGAGGCGCCGGAGGGATTGGGGAAGCCACCGTGAGGCTCTTTACTAGACATGGAGCCAAAGTTGTGATTGCCGATGTTGAGGATTCATTAGGAACTGCGCTTGCAAATTCCTTATCTCCTTCAGTAACCTTTGTTCATTGTGATGTtagcattgaagatgaaatcGAGAACTTAGTCAATTCCACCATTTCGCGATACGGCCGGCTCGACATCCTTTTCAACAATGCCGGAGTTCTTGGAAACCAATCAAAGCACAAGAGcatcctcaactttgatgccgaTGAGTTCGACCGCATAATGAGAGTTAATGTCAAGGGAGTTGCACTAGGCATGAAGCATGCTGCACGAGTAATGGTCCCTAGAGGAAGTGGTTGTATCATTTCTACAGCAAGTGTTGCTGGAGTCATGGGTGGGCTAGGCCCTCATGCTTATACTGCATCCAAGCATGCCATTGTAGGGCTAACTAAGAATGCGGCATGTGAGCTTGGAAGGTATGGGATTAGGGTTAATTGCATTTCCCCATTTGGGGTAGCTACCTCTATGCTTGTTAATGCATGGAGGAGTAAGGGTATagatgaggaggaagaggatgatTCTATGGACATAAGGGTTCCTTATGAGGAAGAAGTGGTGAAAACTGAGGAGTTTGTGAGAAGCTTGGCTAACCTTATGGGCCCAACTTTAAGGCCAAAAGATATAGCTGaagctgctctttatcttgcaAGTGATGAATC
This window encodes:
- the LOC122082815 gene encoding short-chain dehydrogenase reductase 2a-like isoform X1; its protein translation is MSSPVMSEITLQGLQGIHHLDHLGRDNTHSFPRRLEGKVAIVTGGAGGIGEATVRLFTRHGAKVVIADVEDSLGTALANSLSPSVTFVHCDVSIEDEIENLVNSTISRYGRLDILFNNAGVLGNQSKHKSILNFDADEFDRIMRVNVKGVALGMKHAARVMVPRGSGCIISTASVAGVMGGLGPHAYTASKHAIVGLTKNAACELGRYGIRVNCISPFGVATSMLVNAWRSKGIDEEEEDDSMDIRVPYEEEVVKTEEFVRSLANLMGPTLRPKDIAEAALYLASDESKYVSGHNLVVDGGVTTSRNCVGL
- the LOC122082815 gene encoding short-chain dehydrogenase reductase 2a-like isoform X2, coding for MEKSSEDAESKHVFRLEGKVAIVTGGAGGIGEATVRLFTRHGAKVVIADVEDSLGTALANSLSPSVTFVHCDVSIEDEIENLVNSTISRYGRLDILFNNAGVLGNQSKHKSILNFDADEFDRIMRVNVKGVALGMKHAARVMVPRGSGCIISTASVAGVMGGLGPHAYTASKHAIVGLTKNAACELGRYGIRVNCISPFGVATSMLVNAWRSKGIDEEEEDDSMDIRVPYEEEVVKTEEFVRSLANLMGPTLRPKDIAEAALYLASDESKYVSGHNLVVDGGVTTSRNCVGL